AAAGTATCAGGCTCTAAATAGTATATAATTTGgctaaatataatttataggaCTGTAAGGTGTTATAATATGACATCTCTTATCCAGTAGGAGAGTGAGAGGAAGAAATTGTGATTCTATTGTAAAAAGTGAAACATGTTGTTTGGCTACTATAGAGTTCTTTAGtagatagaagaaaaatatataaaatgagcATAGATGCAAAATGTATGCAACTAGACTTATAGATATTTAGTAGAAGAAATatgtgaaatatttaaaaaaaaaattaaagataagctattttgatagaaatattttgtacattctattttttattttaaattatagaagtgctatcttatttttaattatctgttttaaaaacttgtatgaaaaagaaatgtgaagaaaaaaaatacttttaataatttttatgtaactacaaaataaattaaaacattcatgtttggaaaaaaaaattattaatatttttttaacaattttttaataatatatatgtgacGGTTtgtaattaattcattttaatttttttttaaacataaatttaaataaaccatGATAACACgtataatattatcaaaaatttattaaaaaaattatgaaaatatcaaTATCTTCATATTCGTAGAATAATGTACAATAATCCAACTCACCGATGACAAAGGAAACTTTGACGGACAGTCCTAGAATGACAGTAGTTTTCAATCAGTTTTATAagtactttaaatatttaaatcatttctccctcaagcaaaaaaaatcaGTTTCTCACTATAACACAAATGGATATATAAAACGGGCTACGAGAATGAAATGTTAGAAGAAAGTGAAATGTTTTCCGTGTTAGTACTCATTAGTATTACGCGTTCTAGCATAGAGAAAATTTAAACACGATTTAGTAAATGATAGCTGGCAAACATAGAGGACGAAAATGATTGGTTTGGTAAACAAACCTCAATAATAACTTCTGAAGCATATATTGAACTGTATCAGCAGCGGGTGTGTGTCACTTCATGCCTGCTACAGTTGGCTATGCATGTATACGAATTCAAAAGAAGTAAAAGCATCACCATTTCGCAGAAGAGTAAGGATACTTTCTACCATTACTACGGCTCAATGTTGGAAATTGTTATGATATTTAGCTGCACACCCAGTTTCTTACACACTACAATCTTCTTTCAGGATTTAAAATGTAGTTCACCAGAAGAAACTAGTCTCTTTCTAGATTAAATCCTACAAGTTAACTTAAATTATACCATGATAAAATATCTTATTCGGTTTATTACTAAAACTTGAAAGACTACAGTGGAGTGGGACGGGTTTAATTTCTGCGCTAATCACAATGGAAACATGATGGACTAATTTTCTGTGAACCAATTCTTGTGACCAGGGACCCAAGTTGGGCATTTGGGGCTGAAGTAATTGGAAACAACTTTGGAGTTAAGAAGGTCGATGATGGGCACATAAGTGACGCAACGAGGTGTCTTGTATTGGTTTATGGAGGCACCTTGGCTAAGAGCAAAGTCCATGAGTTTGTCAAACGTGCCATTCTCAACCACCCTAATTTCCAAGGCTCCAATACATTCCGACACCCTTCCCTGCCGATACACGCTGTTCAGAGATTCTTCAATTGCCAGACAACAATCACAAAAAACAGAAGAAGGAATTTCTGGGATTTTCCCCCCATTTGTGTTGATTTCCCAATAGACAACGTAATGGCCTGGGATTGTTGACGTGTCCACGCAACTGGTGTATTCAGTGAGAGATGCACCGAATTGTGGAAGATGATCGCCACCAGTTTTTACAGCATTGTGGAGCTCAACTTCGTCGGTTTTATCAGAATCAATGCTCAGAACCACGTTCTTTCGACACACGAAGTTGAACTGAGGAGCCTTGTTCTTGAATCCAGCTACACGGAGGATGTCGCCAACCCGGTACCTATAAAGTCCTGCATCTCAtcattcataattaattaactaatgatatatcttttaattaatgaaactCATTAAATAAGAAATGGATCcaccaaattttatatttttaataattttcagtGAAACTAGAAACATGTGTAAATGAGAGTTTATATGGCAGCAAttgtcaaatataaatatatatttgtgtatcttgaaaatatgacattttataagaattagttcttaattatgtttttatttgttttatatccTTAACCTGTTaaataaagattataaaaaacatatttaggaAGTATAATTCAGCACattgaaattgtttaattaCCTGCATAAGTGGTGACCAGAAGCTCGTACTCTTGATTCAACTTCACATCAACAAGATCTACCAGATGTTCATGATCTAGGTTAGAAATGGAATCAGTATGTCCATTGATCTGATAGACGGGCAAGAATTCAAAGTAGGCCATGGTGGGAATGAGTGTGTAAGACACCTCACTTGGATCACACAAGGGGTTCAAATTGAGGCCAAAGTAGCACTCAGAAGAAGCGTACATGGTGCACACAAGAGGAAGACCATTGCTATAATAATCCAATATGGGAATATACTGAGACATGGTTCCCGTGACAATAACATCAACATACTTGGTGTTAGGCCATATCCTGGTGATGATTCCCTTCCACGACCCCTTCAAGCATTCGGCTTCAATGAAATCCGCAAGCGTGGGATTTGGTTTCAGGAGTTTCATGACAGCTTCTCTAACAGAGGGGTCAGTGATTTTGGCGTCGAGGGTGCCCGTTCTTATGTCATTGCAGAGAGAAAGGAAATGCTTTTCGAGGAACTTAAGGGCACGGATGAAACCGGAAGCGAAGACTGCCCCAACGCGAAGAACTTGCTCGTTTTGGCAAAGGCCACAGAGCAACTGAGAGTACATGCTTTGGTAAGAGTGAGGGCAGAGAATGGTTTCATTGGGGCTGGTGTAGTTTGTATAGGGATCATGTTT
This DNA window, taken from Vigna radiata var. radiata cultivar VC1973A chromosome 5, Vradiata_ver6, whole genome shotgun sequence, encodes the following:
- the LOC106761412 gene encoding indole-3-acetic acid-amido synthetase GH3.6-like; the encoded protein is MFGATVENSIAIDSAGMPEAPKHLCHEAKELDDGGSNSSMIQENKRALEYIEEVTRNADEIQEKVLAEILSCSAEAEYLKRHGLDARTDRITFKKLVPVVTYEDLKPHIDRIANGDTSPILCSKPISEFLTSSGTSGGERKLMPTIEEEQERRSLLYSLLMPVMDQFVPGLEKGKGMYFLFTKSEAKTPGGLLARPVLTSYYKSSQFKHRKHDPYTNYTSPNETILCPHSYQSMYSQLLCGLCQNEQVLRVGAVFASGFIRALKFLEKHFLSLCNDIRTGTLDAKITDPSVREAVMKLLKPNPTLADFIEAECLKGSWKGIITRIWPNTKYVDVIVTGTMSQYIPILDYYSNGLPLVCTMYASSECYFGLNLNPLCDPSEVSYTLIPTMAYFEFLPVYQINGHTDSISNLDHEHLVDLVDVKLNQEYELLVTTYAGLYRYRVGDILRVAGFKNKAPQFNFVCRKNVVLSIDSDKTDEVELHNAVKTGGDHLPQFGASLTEYTSCVDTSTIPGHYVVYWEINTNGGKIPEIPSSVFCDCCLAIEESLNSVYRQGRVSECIGALEIRVVENGTFDKLMDFALSQGASINQYKTPRCVTYVPIIDLLNSKVVSNYFSPKCPTWVPGHKNWFTEN